A genomic segment from Pollutimonas thiosulfatoxidans encodes:
- a CDS encoding ferredoxin--NADP reductase, translated as MAAFNTEQVLSVHHWNDSLFSFKTTRDPALRFHNGHFVMLGLEVNGKPLMRAYSIASANYEENLEFLSIKVQDGPLTSRLQHLQEGDTVLISKKPVGTLVADDLKPGKHLYLFATGTGLAPFMSIIKDPDVYERFEKVVLVHGVRFKSELAYADFIQNELPNNEYFGEVVREKLIYYPTVTREPFKHQGRITHVVESGQLFKDIGLPPLDPAVDRAMLCGSPHMLADTSAMLESRGFVVSAGVGQPGDYVIERAFVDK; from the coding sequence CTCTTTTCATTCAAGACCACGCGCGACCCGGCGCTGCGGTTCCATAATGGGCACTTCGTGATGCTGGGCCTGGAGGTCAACGGCAAGCCCTTGATGCGCGCCTACAGCATCGCCAGCGCCAATTACGAGGAAAACCTGGAGTTTCTCAGCATCAAGGTGCAGGACGGTCCCCTGACTTCGCGCCTGCAGCATCTGCAGGAAGGCGACACGGTGCTGATCAGCAAGAAGCCGGTGGGTACGCTGGTGGCCGATGACCTGAAGCCGGGCAAGCATCTTTACCTGTTCGCTACAGGCACCGGGTTGGCGCCATTCATGAGCATCATCAAAGACCCCGACGTCTACGAACGGTTCGAAAAAGTCGTCCTGGTGCACGGCGTGCGCTTCAAGAGCGAGCTGGCTTATGCCGACTTCATCCAGAACGAATTGCCCAACAATGAGTATTTCGGCGAGGTCGTGCGCGAGAAGCTCATTTACTATCCCACCGTCACGCGCGAACCGTTCAAGCACCAGGGCCGCATCACCCATGTGGTCGAATCTGGACAATTGTTCAAGGATATCGGCCTGCCGCCGCTGGATCCTGCTGTCGACCGTGCCATGCTTTGCGGCAGCCCCCACATGTTGGCCGACACCAGCGCCATGCTGGAAAGCAGGGGCTTTGTCGTATCGGCGGGCGTAGGCCAGCCGGGCGACTACGTCATCGAGCGGGCCTTCGTCGACAAGTAA
- a CDS encoding Rid family detoxifying hydrolase, whose protein sequence is MSKQIIHTDAAPAAVGPYSQAVAAGAGKTVYLSGQIGLEPATGELVSENFEGQVRQSFANMQAVIEAAGGTLESIVKLTLFLTDLSKFASANAIMADIIPQPFPARSTIGVSSLPKGAQFEVEAIIVI, encoded by the coding sequence ATGTCCAAGCAAATCATTCATACCGACGCAGCACCCGCCGCAGTAGGCCCGTATTCGCAGGCTGTAGCGGCCGGCGCCGGCAAAACCGTTTATCTGTCTGGTCAGATTGGGCTGGAGCCAGCCACCGGAGAACTCGTGTCCGAGAACTTCGAAGGACAGGTCCGCCAGTCGTTCGCCAATATGCAGGCCGTTATTGAAGCCGCAGGCGGCACCTTGGAAAGTATCGTGAAGCTCACACTGTTCCTGACCGACCTTTCCAAGTTCGCCAGCGCAAACGCCATCATGGCCGACATCATCCCCCAGCCCTTTCCGGCACGCTCGACCATCGGCGTTTCGAGCTTGCCCAAGGGTGCGCAGTTCGAGGTGGAAGCCATCATCGTAATCTAG
- the recG gene encoding ATP-dependent DNA helicase RecG: MATARKVRHPAATGDKATSLVERKLQALGLREPGDFVVHLPLRYEDETRIVPIASLYAGVHAQVEGEVMHSEVQFRPRRQLHATLRDDSGELALRWLNFYPSQQKQMEPGRRLRVRGEVRHGFHGAEMVHPRVSVAGLPLPEALTPVYPTTDGLTQASLRKAIDQALQTADLSDTLPDDICSRYGLMPFGQAIRMLHHPPATVSYADLIERGHPAWSRIKFDELLAQQLSLAAARAARRRQRAKPLAVAQGDLVQGLRNSLPFALTAAQQRCIDEIASDLGRSFPMHRLLQGDVGSGKTIVAAFAAAQAISSGCQVAIMAPTEILAEQHFQKLVGWLEPLGVQVAWLTGSLTPKARRLAAEAIASGHAQLVVGTQALIQDKVQFADLGLAILDEQHRFGVGQRLQLSRKGEHEANTGGLIPHQLNMSATPIPRTLAMTFFADLDVSVIDELPPGRSPVLTKLISDTRRDDVLGSVVTEVRLGRQAYWVCPLVEESEALQLQTAVDTHARLAAALPDLRVGLIHGKLAPAQKQEVMQAFRDGQTDLLVATTVIEVGVDVPNASLMIIEHAERFGLAQLHQLRGRVGRGSQQSICVLMYQAPLSAIARQRLRAMYETSDGFDIARRDLALRGPGEFLGVRQSGQALLRFADLETDALIVEQAQEALQELRKRYPDHAKAHLQRWMRNRQDYLRS; the protein is encoded by the coding sequence ATGGCGACTGCCAGGAAAGTGCGCCACCCGGCCGCTACGGGCGATAAAGCGACCTCGCTTGTCGAGCGCAAGCTGCAGGCTTTGGGTTTGCGCGAGCCGGGCGATTTCGTGGTGCATCTGCCCTTGCGGTACGAGGACGAGACGCGGATTGTGCCGATCGCCTCGTTGTATGCCGGCGTGCACGCTCAGGTCGAAGGCGAGGTCATGCATAGCGAGGTGCAGTTTCGTCCGCGCCGGCAACTGCATGCGACCCTGCGGGACGACAGCGGCGAGCTTGCCTTGCGCTGGCTTAACTTCTATCCCAGCCAGCAAAAGCAGATGGAGCCTGGTCGACGCCTGCGGGTGCGAGGCGAGGTCCGCCATGGCTTTCATGGGGCCGAGATGGTGCACCCGCGCGTTTCGGTCGCTGGCTTGCCGCTGCCAGAAGCGCTGACGCCGGTGTATCCCACCACCGATGGCTTGACGCAGGCCTCCTTGCGCAAGGCCATCGATCAGGCGCTGCAGACGGCTGATCTTTCGGATACGCTGCCCGACGACATATGCAGCCGTTATGGCTTGATGCCGTTCGGCCAGGCCATACGCATGTTGCACCATCCACCTGCCACCGTCTCTTATGCGGACCTCATAGAAAGAGGGCATCCGGCATGGTCGCGCATCAAGTTCGACGAACTGCTGGCCCAGCAGTTGTCCCTGGCTGCTGCCCGCGCGGCCCGGCGGCGGCAGCGCGCCAAGCCGCTTGCCGTTGCACAGGGCGATCTGGTACAGGGGCTGCGTAACAGCTTGCCGTTTGCGCTGACCGCTGCGCAGCAGCGCTGCATCGACGAAATTGCCAGCGACCTGGGGCGCAGCTTTCCCATGCATCGCTTGCTACAGGGGGATGTGGGCAGCGGCAAGACCATTGTTGCGGCTTTCGCAGCCGCCCAGGCGATATCCAGCGGTTGCCAGGTGGCCATCATGGCGCCGACCGAGATCCTTGCCGAGCAGCATTTCCAGAAACTGGTCGGCTGGCTGGAGCCCCTGGGGGTGCAGGTAGCATGGCTTACCGGCAGCCTGACGCCCAAGGCGCGGCGGCTGGCGGCCGAAGCCATAGCATCGGGCCATGCGCAACTGGTCGTTGGCACGCAGGCGCTAATACAAGACAAGGTGCAGTTTGCCGATCTGGGCCTGGCCATTCTGGACGAGCAGCATCGCTTCGGTGTGGGACAGCGCCTGCAGCTAAGCCGAAAGGGCGAGCACGAAGCGAATACAGGCGGGCTTATTCCCCACCAGCTGAACATGAGTGCCACACCCATCCCCCGCACGCTGGCCATGACGTTTTTCGCGGATCTGGATGTATCGGTCATCGACGAGCTGCCACCGGGACGCAGCCCGGTACTGACCAAACTGATCTCCGATACGCGGCGCGACGATGTGCTGGGCAGCGTGGTCACGGAAGTGCGGTTGGGCCGCCAGGCATATTGGGTGTGCCCCTTGGTAGAGGAAAGCGAAGCCTTGCAACTGCAAACCGCAGTGGACACGCATGCGCGCCTGGCTGCCGCCTTACCGGATCTGCGGGTGGGGCTGATACATGGCAAGCTGGCTCCGGCCCAGAAGCAAGAGGTCATGCAGGCCTTTCGAGATGGCCAGACAGATTTGCTGGTAGCCACCACGGTGATTGAAGTCGGGGTGGACGTGCCCAACGCCTCGCTCATGATCATCGAGCACGCCGAACGTTTCGGGCTGGCGCAATTGCACCAATTGCGCGGTCGGGTAGGGCGGGGCAGCCAGCAATCCATCTGCGTGCTGATGTACCAGGCGCCGCTATCGGCCATTGCACGCCAGCGGTTGCGGGCCATGTACGAAACATCCGACGGTTTCGATATTGCCAGGCGCGACCTGGCCTTGCGCGGGCCAGGTGAGTTCCTGGGCGTGCGGCAGTCCGGCCAGGCGCTTTTGCGCTTCGCGGACCTGGAAACCGATGCCTTGATTGTGGAACAGGCGCAAGAAGCCTTGCAGGAATTGCGCAAGCGCTATCCCGATCATGCCAAAGCGCATTTGCAACGCTGGATGCGCAACCGACAGGACTACCTGCGCAGCTAA
- a CDS encoding LysR substrate-binding domain-containing protein: protein MTLTELKYIVAVARERHFGRAAEACFVSQPTLSVAIRKLEEELGVVLFERGGTEVGITPIGLRVVAQAQRVLEESANLREIARQGHDPLAGPLRVGVIHTIGPYLLPRLVPTQIEHTPQMPLLLQENFTARLLELLRQGEIDCAIVALPLPESGLMMQELYDEPFLVAVPTHHAWAGKKEINASQLKDETMLLLGSGHCFRDQVLEVCPELSRFSASSEGIQRTFEGSSLETIRHMVAAGIGVTVLPTSALSMPGLENNLLSYIPFNKPVPDRRVVLVWRKSFPRPTAIEALIEAIRACALPGVNYLDYSPESVAAPA from the coding sequence ATGACCCTCACAGAACTCAAGTACATCGTAGCCGTTGCCCGCGAACGGCATTTTGGCCGGGCGGCGGAAGCCTGCTTCGTCAGCCAGCCGACCTTGTCCGTGGCCATACGCAAGCTGGAAGAAGAGCTGGGCGTGGTGCTGTTCGAACGCGGCGGCACGGAAGTCGGCATTACACCCATCGGCTTGCGTGTGGTCGCGCAAGCACAGCGCGTGCTGGAGGAAAGCGCCAACTTGCGCGAGATCGCGCGGCAAGGCCATGATCCCCTGGCGGGGCCGCTGCGCGTGGGCGTGATTCACACCATAGGCCCGTATCTGCTGCCGCGCCTGGTACCCACGCAGATCGAGCACACACCGCAGATGCCTTTGTTGCTGCAGGAGAACTTTACGGCCCGATTGCTGGAGCTGTTGCGGCAGGGCGAGATCGACTGCGCCATCGTGGCGCTGCCACTGCCCGAGTCGGGCCTGATGATGCAAGAGCTATACGACGAGCCCTTCCTCGTGGCGGTGCCCACGCATCATGCCTGGGCCGGCAAGAAAGAAATCAATGCCTCGCAGCTTAAGGACGAGACCATGCTGCTGCTGGGCAGTGGCCATTGTTTCCGTGATCAGGTGCTGGAAGTATGCCCCGAGCTATCGCGATTCTCGGCCTCCAGCGAGGGCATACAGCGCACCTTCGAGGGCTCGTCGCTGGAAACCATCAGGCATATGGTGGCCGCGGGTATCGGGGTTACCGTACTGCCGACCAGCGCCTTGTCCATGCCCGGCCTGGAAAACAACCTGCTGAGCTACATCCCCTTCAATAAGCCGGTGCCCGACCGCCGCGTCGTGTTGGTATGGCGCAAAAGCTTTCCGCGACCGACCGCCATCGAGGCACTGATCGAAGCGATACGGGCCTGCGCCTTGCCTGGCGTCAATTACCTGGACTACAGCCCCGAAAGCGTCGCGGCGCCGGCCTGA
- a CDS encoding Dps family protein — protein sequence MAKASKLDKTLKSVAKGLPIDIGLSEKERATVTAELSKMLADSYTLYLMTHNFHWNVTGPLFNTLHQMFMDQYTESWQALDSIAERIRALGNYAPGTYAEYARLSSIAEPTSVPTAEEMIEMLVKGNEAVCRTARAALKKADSVSDEPTVDLLTQRLDIHEKNAWMLRSLLQ from the coding sequence ATGGCAAAAGCAAGCAAGCTGGACAAAACCCTGAAGTCAGTCGCAAAAGGGTTGCCTATCGACATAGGACTTTCAGAAAAAGAGCGCGCCACGGTCACTGCTGAACTATCGAAGATGCTGGCCGATTCGTACACCTTGTACCTGATGACGCACAACTTCCATTGGAACGTCACTGGCCCGCTATTCAATACCTTGCACCAGATGTTCATGGACCAGTACACAGAGTCGTGGCAGGCACTGGACAGCATCGCCGAGCGCATACGCGCGCTGGGCAATTATGCGCCCGGCACCTATGCCGAGTACGCGCGTCTTTCCTCCATCGCCGAGCCAACTTCAGTGCCCACCGCCGAGGAAATGATAGAGATGCTGGTCAAGGGCAACGAGGCAGTGTGCAGGACGGCACGCGCCGCGCTGAAGAAAGCCGACTCGGTCAGCGACGAGCCCACAGTCGATCTATTGACGCAACGCCTGGACATCCACGAGAAGAACGCCTGGATGTTGCGCAGCCTGCTGCAATAA
- a CDS encoding branched-chain amino acid ABC transporter substrate-binding protein, producing MKIRFTPVAAAIGLAAGMLFSTGALAADTIKIAIAGPFTGALTQYGTMVKEGVDTAIEQINAAGGVLGKQLEAVTIDDGCEPKQGPVVANRVVNDEINYVVGHVCSGATIAATNVYNNEGVVMVTPSATSPAVTDGKNYDMIFRTIGRDDQQGPAAAKFIIEKIKPQLVAVLHDKQSYGQGIASSVKSELEKAGVKVAMFEGINAGDSDYSAVITKLKSSGADFVYYGGYHPEMGLLLRQGAEQGVQAKFMGPEGVGNPDINAIAGGSVEGMLVTLPADFTKDPSNAAIVKAFTDKKRDPSGAFQLTAYSATTAIAEAIKGVGEDDPVKVAKYLHANTIATPIGKISWNKQGDLNDFKFDVFTWHKDGSKTVYQ from the coding sequence ATGAAGATTCGATTTACTCCCGTTGCAGCCGCCATCGGCCTGGCTGCCGGCATGCTGTTTTCCACAGGCGCGCTGGCCGCCGACACCATCAAGATCGCCATCGCAGGGCCCTTCACCGGGGCACTGACGCAATACGGCACCATGGTGAAAGAGGGCGTCGACACCGCCATCGAACAGATCAACGCCGCCGGCGGCGTGCTGGGCAAGCAACTTGAAGCCGTCACCATCGACGATGGCTGCGAACCCAAGCAAGGCCCAGTCGTTGCCAACCGCGTCGTCAATGACGAGATCAACTATGTAGTCGGGCACGTGTGCTCGGGCGCCACCATCGCCGCCACCAACGTCTATAACAACGAAGGCGTCGTCATGGTCACCCCGTCGGCCACCTCGCCAGCGGTCACCGATGGCAAGAACTACGACATGATCTTCCGCACCATCGGGCGCGACGATCAGCAAGGCCCAGCGGCCGCCAAGTTCATTATCGAGAAGATCAAGCCTCAGTTAGTCGCCGTGCTGCACGACAAGCAGTCGTATGGCCAAGGCATTGCCAGCTCGGTCAAGAGCGAACTGGAAAAGGCAGGCGTCAAGGTTGCGATGTTTGAAGGCATCAACGCCGGCGACAGCGATTACTCTGCCGTGATCACGAAGCTGAAGAGCTCGGGAGCAGACTTCGTTTACTACGGTGGCTACCATCCCGAAATGGGTCTGTTGCTGCGCCAGGGTGCAGAGCAGGGCGTGCAGGCGAAGTTCATGGGGCCTGAGGGCGTAGGCAATCCGGACATTAATGCGATTGCAGGTGGTTCAGTGGAAGGGATGCTGGTGACTTTGCCGGCAGACTTCACTAAGGATCCTTCGAACGCGGCGATTGTTAAGGCGTTTACTGACAAGAAGCGCGATCCTAGCGGTGCGTTTCAGTTGACGGCTTATTCGGCTACGACGGCGATTGCTGAGGCGATCAAGGGTGTGGGCGAGGATGATCCAGTCAAGGTAGCCAAGTATTTGCATGCCAATACGATTGCCACGCCGATAGGCAAGATCTCCTGGAACAAGCAGGGCGACCTGAATGATTTCAAGTTTGACGTGTTCACTTGGCACAAGGATGGCAGCAAGACTGTTTATCAGTAA
- a CDS encoding GGDEF domain-containing protein — MVASTLVGMLCAHLLCFSGMFLLISRRLPGNRMGMDFFAAGNLLLASAYILQLIEGGPAWSLMSVANHILTLAAPIAYCLGAMRFFGRPVRLWRWLILFAIVYGIAQCLVQWGAGPAARYAMLAATATMLFFAMVIAVIYGVRTFAKDLRGEMIFFAFLIGGICVLNALKFLKIVDGGLDALHMDNRFQMSFYIYMSTLATIVPPSIVWLVLRRLTDNLRNMAARDPLTDLLNRRGIQEAVERYFDARNAAPAYLMLVDVDHFKGINDTHGHQAGDEVICHIATLLRATVRRGDLTARIGGEEFVVICLETDAEGGMLLAERLRANVESQAARIAGSGHLVSCTVTIGISPHFYGAQGMGDALRQADAALYRGKAAGRNRIEWANIADNNSAGCSSAGNTTVATAKGHPA, encoded by the coding sequence ATGGTCGCATCCACTCTTGTCGGCATGCTGTGCGCACACTTGTTGTGCTTTTCGGGCATGTTTTTACTTATCAGTCGACGCCTGCCTGGCAACAGGATGGGTATGGATTTTTTTGCCGCTGGTAACCTTCTGCTGGCGTCGGCTTATATCCTTCAACTGATTGAAGGTGGTCCGGCCTGGAGCCTGATGAGCGTAGCCAACCATATCCTCACGCTTGCTGCACCAATCGCCTATTGCCTTGGCGCCATGCGTTTCTTTGGGCGTCCGGTTCGGCTGTGGCGTTGGTTGATTTTATTTGCCATCGTCTATGGCATTGCACAGTGCTTGGTGCAGTGGGGCGCTGGGCCCGCCGCACGTTATGCAATGCTTGCTGCCACGGCCACCATGCTTTTCTTTGCAATGGTAATCGCCGTCATCTATGGTGTGCGCACTTTTGCAAAAGACCTGCGTGGAGAGATGATTTTCTTCGCGTTTTTGATTGGAGGCATTTGCGTTCTGAACGCGTTGAAGTTCTTGAAAATTGTAGATGGCGGCCTGGACGCGCTGCACATGGACAACCGCTTTCAAATGAGTTTCTACATCTACATGTCTACCCTGGCCACCATCGTGCCGCCCTCTATCGTCTGGCTGGTACTGCGGCGTCTGACAGACAACCTGCGCAACATGGCCGCACGCGACCCCCTGACAGACCTGCTCAATCGCAGAGGGATTCAAGAGGCGGTGGAACGCTACTTCGATGCCCGGAATGCCGCGCCTGCTTACCTAATGCTGGTGGATGTCGACCACTTTAAAGGAATCAACGATACGCATGGTCACCAAGCCGGCGACGAAGTCATATGCCACATTGCAACTTTACTTCGCGCCACAGTACGTCGGGGCGACCTGACAGCCCGCATTGGTGGAGAAGAGTTCGTGGTCATCTGCCTGGAAACCGACGCCGAGGGTGGCATGCTTCTGGCTGAGCGTCTGCGGGCCAACGTTGAAAGCCAAGCGGCCAGAATTGCTGGTTCGGGTCATCTGGTGTCCTGCACCGTCACCATTGGGATCTCACCTCATTTCTATGGCGCACAAGGCATGGGGGACGCGCTTCGACAAGCCGATGCGGCTCTCTATAGAGGAAAAGCGGCAGGGCGCAATCGGATCGAATGGGCCAATATTGCCGACAATAATTCAGCAGGGTGTAGTTCAGCTGGAAATACTACGGTGGCTACTGCTAAAGGCCACCCCGCTTAA
- a CDS encoding sn-glycerol-3-phosphate import ATP-binding protein UgpC — protein MATLSFEGVSKVYPGDIAVIHGIDMVVEDGEFIVIVGPSGCGKSTLMRMVAGLESITSGQISIDGKVVNKLEPAERDIAMVFQNYALYPHMSVFENMAYGLKIRKLSKADIQKRVENAAQILELSLLLDRRPRQLSGGQRQRVAMGRAIVRDPKVFLFDEPLSNLDAKLRVQMRLEIQKLHRRLRTTSLYVTHDQVEAMTLAERMVVMNAGIAEQIGTPIEVFEKPASIFVASFIGSPPMNLIPVMIDELGQVLDEDGALLDFDTASVPASVRNRKVIMGMRPEHMRLHASGIEMEVEMVEILGSEQLIHGRHGITPIVLRCPVGLTKDFPLQIGEAVQVGADGVHPLHWFEVESGKRIEG, from the coding sequence ATGGCAACCCTGAGCTTTGAAGGCGTAAGCAAAGTCTACCCCGGCGACATCGCCGTCATACACGGCATCGACATGGTGGTGGAAGATGGCGAATTCATCGTCATCGTCGGCCCATCGGGTTGCGGCAAATCGACCTTGATGCGCATGGTGGCCGGGCTGGAAAGCATCACCAGCGGCCAAATCAGCATCGACGGCAAAGTCGTCAACAAGCTGGAGCCCGCCGAGCGCGATATTGCGATGGTGTTTCAGAACTACGCGCTCTACCCTCACATGTCGGTCTTCGAGAACATGGCCTACGGCCTGAAGATCCGCAAGCTCAGCAAGGCCGACATCCAGAAGCGCGTAGAAAACGCCGCGCAAATCCTGGAGCTTTCTCTGCTGCTGGATCGCCGACCCCGCCAACTATCCGGAGGTCAACGACAACGCGTAGCCATGGGCCGAGCCATCGTGCGCGACCCGAAGGTGTTTCTGTTTGACGAACCCTTGTCCAACCTGGACGCCAAGCTGCGCGTGCAGATGCGGTTGGAAATCCAGAAACTGCATCGTCGTTTGCGCACCACCAGCCTGTATGTGACGCACGATCAGGTTGAGGCCATGACACTGGCCGAACGCATGGTGGTAATGAATGCCGGGATTGCCGAGCAGATAGGTACGCCGATCGAAGTCTTCGAAAAGCCGGCATCTATCTTTGTGGCCAGCTTTATCGGATCGCCACCGATGAATTTGATTCCGGTGATGATCGATGAGTTGGGCCAGGTGTTGGACGAAGACGGCGCTTTACTGGACTTTGATACGGCGTCGGTACCAGCCTCCGTGCGCAACCGTAAAGTGATTATGGGAATGCGGCCGGAGCACATGAGGCTACATGCCAGCGGGATAGAGATGGAAGTAGAGATGGTGGAGATTTTGGGGTCAGAGCAACTGATCCATGGCCGCCACGGCATTACACCTATTGTGCTGCGTTGCCCGGTGGGGCTGACGAAGGATTTTCCGCTGCAGATCGGCGAGGCAGTACAAGTGGGCGCGGATGGCGTGCATCCGCTGCATTGGTTTGAAGTGGAGAGTGGGAAACGGATTGAGGGTTGA
- the ugpE gene encoding sn-glycerol-3-phosphate ABC transporter permease UgpE has product MIERRPILDIITHLVLLAGVAVIAFPLYVTFVASTQTAQEVAQAPMSLLPGSHFLENYYTVLVGGAANTPPVARMMWISTVMALVIAVGKITISMLSAFAVVYFRFRFRMFFFWMIFVTLMLPVEVRIAPTYQVVADLGMLNSYAGLTLPLIASATATFLFRQFFLTVPDELIEAARIDGAGPMRFFKDVLLPLSRTSIAALFVIQFIYGWNQYLWPLIITTQEDMYPVVIGIKRMIAGGDAVTEWNLVMATALLAMIPPVAVVVFMQKWFVKGLVDAEK; this is encoded by the coding sequence ATGATAGAGCGCCGTCCCATACTGGATATCATCACCCACCTTGTGCTGCTTGCCGGGGTGGCCGTCATCGCCTTTCCGTTGTACGTGACCTTTGTGGCGTCCACGCAGACCGCACAGGAAGTCGCCCAGGCACCCATGTCGCTGCTGCCGGGCAGCCACTTCCTGGAGAACTACTACACGGTGTTGGTAGGCGGCGCGGCCAACACGCCGCCGGTCGCTCGCATGATGTGGATCAGCACCGTCATGGCGCTGGTGATTGCCGTGGGCAAGATAACGATCTCCATGCTGTCCGCGTTTGCCGTGGTGTATTTCCGCTTCCGCTTCCGGATGTTCTTCTTCTGGATGATATTTGTGACGCTGATGCTGCCTGTAGAAGTGCGCATTGCGCCTACCTACCAGGTCGTGGCCGACCTGGGCATGCTCAACAGCTATGCCGGCCTGACCTTGCCCTTGATCGCTTCGGCAACAGCCACCTTTCTATTCCGCCAGTTTTTCCTGACAGTGCCCGACGAATTGATCGAGGCCGCACGCATAGACGGTGCCGGCCCCATGCGCTTCTTCAAGGATGTGCTGTTGCCACTGTCGCGCACCAGCATCGCCGCCCTCTTCGTCATTCAGTTCATCTACGGCTGGAACCAATACCTGTGGCCATTGATCATCACCACGCAGGAAGACATGTACCCGGTGGTCATCGGCATCAAGCGCATGATTGCCGGTGGCGACGCCGTAACCGAATGGAACCTGGTCATGGCCACCGCCCTGCTTGCCATGATCCCGCCCGTGGCGGTGGTGGTCTTCATGCAGAAATGGTTCGTCAAGGGCCTGGTAGACGCAGAGAAATAA
- the ugpA gene encoding sn-glycerol-3-phosphate ABC transporter permease UgpA, giving the protein MEKRVVFSHKALPYLLLAPQLAITVIFFFLPAGQALWQSFRLEDPFGLSSQFVGLANFAELFANSDYINSFKVTAVFSILVAVLGLGISLLLAVMADRVVKAAAVYKTLLIWPYAVATAVAGVLWLFLFSPSVGILAVALIELGIAWNPRLDADDAMTLVVIASVWKQISYNFLFFLAGLQSIPRSLIEAAAIDGASPARRFWTITFPLLSPTTFFLLVINVIYAFFDTFAIIDIMTQGGPGTSTSILVYKVYNAGFKGLDLGSSAAQSVILMFIVIMLTVVQFRYIDRKVNY; this is encoded by the coding sequence ATGGAAAAACGCGTCGTATTCAGCCATAAAGCCTTGCCGTATCTGCTGTTGGCACCGCAGTTGGCGATTACGGTGATCTTTTTCTTCCTGCCCGCCGGGCAGGCTCTGTGGCAGTCCTTCAGGCTGGAAGATCCTTTCGGCCTGTCTTCCCAGTTTGTTGGATTGGCGAACTTTGCCGAACTGTTCGCCAACTCCGACTACATCAATTCCTTCAAGGTCACGGCGGTTTTCTCCATATTGGTAGCTGTCCTGGGCCTGGGCATTTCTTTATTGCTGGCCGTCATGGCCGACCGCGTCGTCAAGGCGGCTGCGGTGTACAAGACACTACTTATCTGGCCCTACGCCGTTGCAACTGCCGTTGCCGGCGTGCTGTGGCTGTTTCTGTTTTCGCCTTCCGTAGGCATCCTGGCTGTGGCGCTGATCGAGCTGGGCATAGCCTGGAACCCCCGCCTGGACGCCGACGACGCCATGACGCTGGTCGTGATCGCCTCGGTCTGGAAACAGATTTCGTACAACTTCTTGTTCTTCCTGGCCGGCTTGCAGTCCATACCGCGCTCGCTGATCGAGGCAGCCGCCATCGACGGCGCCAGCCCCGCCAGGCGCTTCTGGACGATTACCTTTCCCTTGCTGTCGCCCACCACCTTCTTTTTGCTGGTGATCAACGTCATCTATGCGTTCTTTGATACCTTCGCGATCATCGACATCATGACGCAAGGCGGGCCGGGAACCAGCACGTCCATCCTGGTCTACAAGGTGTATAACGCCGGCTTCAAGGGCCTGGACCTGGGTTCATCTGCCGCGCAGTCCGTCATCCTGATGTTCATCGTCATCATGCTTACTGTTGTGCAGTTCCGCTATATCGATCGCAAGGTCAACTACTGA